A genomic window from Motacilla alba alba isolate MOTALB_02 chromosome 6, Motacilla_alba_V1.0_pri, whole genome shotgun sequence includes:
- the TMEM150A gene encoding transmembrane protein 150A: MSCPETTSPSVQYCSCGCVTLARGGGGQPGLLPHRPGSELSPGSSSLQRESLAHCPSGHAHRSHAFADVGPGPVFGQRQHHLERSGVRPQACSRLSMPESASAKAVRVPGSREERSLLSCACPPLRSRGACPSLRLSRARCGAARLAEPGVAGSVPSCSRAALPSTDLLPGPAARAPRGTGGRAGPSRSPLPPDGAGPAPPPSGTRAAPGRGRPGLSRRRSARPDPLRPQPGPGPVAHGERGPAAARRPRSPIARRGMPGPRMPAWGILPVTLPAFTITGMWIVYAMALSNNHICPVHNWSYNQSCDMDGPSSCCTLDHIPLVSKCGTLPPESCFFSLICSLGSFMVILVGLLRYAHLLERLGPSLLNTLGLATGWVCAAGLTMVGNFQVDHAKVLHYIGAGVAFPTSMLFLLLQSILTYRMAKTRGQYWTGHLRSILTTVAFFTLVFSGVFFIQESFVLQHVAALCEWMFIIDVLVFYGTFTFEFGAISTDTFLVLLKASRAPKSYKGESSLSSTAHIHSHVEGLAMA; the protein is encoded by the exons ATGAGCTGCCCCGAGACTACAAGTCCCAGTGTGCAGTACTGCTCCTGCGGTTGTGTAACCCTGGCCCGGGGAGGCGGTGGGCAGCCAGGCCTGCTCCCACACAGGCCCGGGTCAGAGCTGTCCCCGGGCAGCTCgtctctgcagagggaaagTCTGGCT CACTGCCCTTCGGGCCACGCTCACAGGAGCCACGCTTTTGCGGATGTGGGCCCCGGGCCGGTGTTCGGGCAGAGACAGCATCACCTGGAGCGGAGCGGGGTGAGGCCCCAGGCCTGCAGCCGGCTGTCGATGCCCGAGTCAGCCTCGGCAAAAGCCGTTCGGGTCCCCGGCTCCCGGGAGGAGCGTTcgctgctgagctgtgcctgccctcccctgcGCTCCAGGGGAGCCTGTCCCTCGCTGCGGCTCAGCCGAGCGCGCTGTGGGGCCGCCCGCCTCGCGGAGCCCGGCGTTGCCGGCTCCGTGCCGTCCTGCTCCCGggctgccctccccagcaccgACCTGCTCCCCGGGCCGGCAGCGCGGGCGCCACGTGGCACCGGAGGCCGCGCCGGCCCGTCCCGCTCCCCGCTGCCGCCGGacggggcgggcccggccccgccgccgagCGGGAcccgcgctgccccggggcggggccggcctGGGCTGTCCCGGCGCCGCTCCGCACGGCCGGACCCGCTCCgcccgcagcccggccccggccccgttGCCCATGGGGAGCGCGGCCCGGCGGCGGCCCGGCGGCCCCGCTCGCCCATAGCCCGGCGGGGCATGCCAGGCCCCAGGATGCCGGCCTGGGGGATCCTGCCCGTCACGCTGCCTGCCTTCACCATCACCGGCATGTGGATCGT ATATGCCATGGCACTGTCCAACAACCACATCTGCCCTGTCCACAACTG gagtTACAACCAGTCATGTGACATGGAcggccccagctcctgctgcacgCTGGATCACATCCCCCTCGTCAG CAAGTGCGGCACCCTGCCTCCTGAGAGCTGCTTCTTCAGCCTCAtctgcagcctgggctccttCATGG TCATCCTGGTGGGACTGCTGCGCTATGCCCACCTCCTGGAGCGCCTGGGGCCGTCCCTCCTCAACACCCTGGGGCTGGCCACTGGCTGGGTCTGCGCTGCTGGCCTCACCATGGTTGGCAACTTTCAG GTGGATCACGCCAAGGTGCTACACTACATTGGGGCAGGGGTGGCCTTTCCCACCAGCatgctgttcctgctcctgcagtccATCCTCACCTACCGCATGGCTAAAACCCGAGGACAGTACTGGACTGGCCACTTACGTAGCATCCTCACCACTGTGGCCTTCTTCACGCTCGTCTTCA GTGGCGTGTTCTTCATCCAGGAGAGCTTTGTGCTACAGCACGTGGCTGCCTTGTGTGAGTGGATGTTCATCATTGATGTCCTGGTTTTCTACGGCACATTCACCTTTGAGTTTGGGGCCATCTCCACAGACACCTTCCTGGTCCTGCTGAAAGCCAGCCGGGCCCCCAAAAGTTACAAAGGCGAGAGCAGCCTGTCCAGTACGGCCCACATCCACAGCCATGTGGAGGGCCTGGCTATGGCCTGA
- the NFKB2 gene encoding nuclear factor NF-kappa-B p100 subunit isoform X2, with the protein MLGLNGLLRPTSSSPAGGRPRADMDEQFQPCLDGIDYDDFSFGSHMMEQKEPLMETVEGPYLVIIEQPKQRGFRFRYGCEGPSHGGLPGASSEKGRKTYPTVKICNYTGMARIEVDLVTHSDPPRVHAHSLVGKQCNEAGNCVTIVGPKDMTAQFSNLGVLHVTKKNMMEIMKEKLKQQKMRNRSRLLTEVELREIELEAKELKKVMDLSIVRLRFTAYLRDSSGNFTLALQPVISDPIHDSKSPGASNLKISRMDKTAGSVRGGDEVYLLCDKVQKDDIEVRFYEDDENGWQAFGDFSPTDVHKQYAIVFRTPPYHKPKIDRPVTVFLQLKRKRGGDVSDSKQFTYYPVVEDKEEVERKRKKVLPQFPQHFGGGSHMGGAGGGAGGFGSGGGGNLSFPYSSGLTYNSIYSPGPHPVGSYQGGVQMKGPEAEGPESDRQAPAEESTYCKELKKHAQLCQLWMLALAHRNAHALLNYSVTADPRMLLAVQRHLAASQDENGDTPLHLAIIHEQTAVIKQLIDIIVSIPSQQIINISNNLQQTPLHLAVITKQPQVVQLLLQACADPTLLDRYGNSLLHLALQAGDEEMLRTLLAHLGSAAPYLLRLPNFHGLLPVHLAVKAKSLACLDLLVRTGADVNAVERQSGRTPLHLAVELENLNMATHLVKKLGADINSRTFAGNTPLHLAAGLGSPTLTKLLLKAGADVLCENDEPMSLSSSEASSDTDTDPEEQELAMDLGEPALAAEHSTSPKLSTQGHWQPGHRQRRCHTSLDLTRSQKVREILLQASQQGPEAQLPTAPQPGKVLSLDSEALQGLEQLLNQDCSGSDWIELAKRLGLCSLVETYKDTPSPSVSLLRSYELAGGSLGGLLEALDSMGLHNAVRMLHKTEALEKLQSTELKEDSAYGSESVEEEQAPTLALKPGGELPPSQQPQVH; encoded by the exons ATGCTGGGGCTGAACGGGTTGCTGAGACCAACCTCTTCCTCCCCG GCCGGCGGCCGGCCCCGAGCCGACATGGACGAGCAGTTCCAGCCC TGCCTGGATGGGATTGACTATGATGACTTCAGTTTTGGCTCACACATGATGGAGCAAAAGGAGCCCCTGATGGAGACAG TGGAAGGTCCCTACCTTGTCATTATTGAGCAGCCAAAGCAG CGGGGTTTCCGATTTCGCTACGGCTGCGAGGGCCCTTCCCATGGGGGGCTGCCGGGAGCATCCAGTGAGAAGGGGCGCAAGACCTATCCCACTGTCAAG ATCTGTAACTACACAGGGATGGCCCGGATCGAGGTAGACCTGGTGACGCACAGTGACCCTCCGCGTGTACATGCCCATAGCCTGGTGGGCAAGCAGTGCAACGAGGCCGGCAACTGCGTCACGATCGTGGGACCCAAGGACATGACTGCTCA gttCAGCAACCTGGGTGTGCTCCATGTCACCAAGAAGAATATGATGGAGATcatgaaggaaaagctgaagcagcagaagaTGCGCAACAGGAGCCGTCTGCTGACGG aagTGGAGCTGCGTGAGATCGAGCTGGAGGCAAAGGAGCTGAAGAAGGTGATGGACCTGAGCATTGTGCGGTTGCGCTTCACCGCCTACCTCCGTGACAGCAGTGGGAACTTCACGCtggctctccagcctgtcatCTCGGACCCCATCCATGACAGCA AGTCCCCCGGAGCTTCCAACCTGAAGATCTCGCGGATGGATAAGACAGCAGGCTCCGTGCGGGGAGGAGACGAAGTCTACTTGCTGTGTGATAAAGTTCAGAAAG ATGACATTGAGGTGCGTTTCTACGAGGATGATGAGAATGGCTGGCAGGCCTTTGGGGACTTTTCTCCTACAGATGTGCACAAACAG TATGCCATTGTCTTCCGCACACCCCCCTACCACAAGCCCAAGATTGACCGTCCAGTCACCGtcttcctgcagctgaagcGGAAGCGGGGAGGCGACGTGAGTGACTCCAAGCAGTTCACCTACTACCCAGTGGTGGAAG ATAAGGAAGAAGTGGAGAGGAAGCGCAAGAAAgtcctgcctcagtttcctcagCACTTTGGCGGTGGCTCACACATGGGGGGGGCCggcgggggggccgggggctTTGGCTCTGGAGGAG GTGGGAACCTCAGCTTCCCCTACTCCTCTGGGCTGACCTACAACAGCATCTACTCGCCCGGCCCCCACCCAGTGGGGAGCTACCAGGGGGGTGTGCAGATGAAGGGCCCTGAAGCAGAGGGGCCTGAGAGCGATAGGCAGGCACCTGCAGAAGAGAGCACGTACTGCAAGGAGCTGAAGAAGCACG cccagctgtgccagctgtggaTGCTGGCGTTAGCCCATCGCAATGCCCATGCCCTGCTCAACTATTCGGTCACTGCCGACCCCCGCATGCTGCTGGCAGTCCAGAGGCACCTGGCCGCGTCACAGGATGAGAACGGAGACAC GCCTTTGCACCTCGCTATTATCCATGAACAGACAGCTGTGATCAAGCAGCTGATAGACATCATTGTTAGCATCCCCAGCCAGCAGATCATCAACATCTCCAATAACCTGCAACAG acGCCACTGCATCTGGCAGTCATCACCAAGCAGCCCCAAGtggtccagctcctgctgcaagcctgcGCCGACCCAACCTTGCTGGACCGCTATGGCAATTCCCTGCTGCACCTGGCACTCCAGGCTGGTGATGAAGAGATGCTGAGGACGCTGCTGGCTCACCTGGGCTCAGCTGCCCCTTATCTGCTCCGCTTGCCCAATTTCCATG GCCTCCTGCCTGTGCATTTGGCTGTGAAGGCAAAGAGTTTGGCTTGCCTGGACCTGCTGGTCAGGACAGGAGCAGATGTGAATGCAGTGGAGAGGCAAAGTGGAAGGACCCCGCTGCAcctggctgtggagctggagaACCTGAACATGGCCACTCACCTGGTGAAAAAG CTGGGAGCAGACATCAACAGCCGGACTTTCGCCGGGAACACCCCCCTGCACTTGGCTGCTGGCCTGGGCTCCCCCACCCTCACCAAACTGCTCCTTAAAGCTG GGGCAGATGTTTTGTGTGAGAATGATGAGCCCATGAGCCTATCCTCGTCAGAGGCCAGTAGCGACACAGACACTgaccctgaggagcaggagctggccatGGATCTGggggagccagccctggctgcagagcacagcaccagccccaaGCTCTCCACACAAGGGCActggcagccagggcacaggcagCGCCGCTGCCACACGTCCCTGGACCTGACTCGGAGCCAGAAG GTGCGGGAGATCCTGCTGCAGGCCTCTCAGCAGGGGCCCGAGGCACAACTGCCCACTGCCCCCCAGCCAG GGAAGGTGCTGTCACTGGACAGTGAggcactgcaggggctggagcagctgctgaaccAGGACTGCAGTGGGTCAGACTGGATCGAGCTGGCCAAGcgcctggggctgtgcagcctcGTGGAGACCTACAAGGACACACCCTCGCCCAGTGTCAGCCTCCTGCGCAGTTATGAG ctggcaggtgGTAGCCTGGGGGGACTGCTGGAGGCACTGGACTCCATGGGGCTCCACAATGCTGTGAGGATGCTCCACAAAACCGAGGCACTGGAGAAGCTGCAAAGCACAG agctgaaggaagaCAGTGCCTACGGCAGTGAGTcagtggaggaggagcaggcgCCCACACTAGCCCTGAAGCCAGGGGGTGAGCTGccccccagccagcagccacaggtGCACTGA
- the NFKB2 gene encoding nuclear factor NF-kappa-B p100 subunit isoform X3, with product MLGLNGLLRPTSSSPCLDGIDYDDFSFGSHMMEQKEPLMETVEGPYLVIIEQPKQRGFRFRYGCEGPSHGGLPGASSEKGRKTYPTVKICNYTGMARIEVDLVTHSDPPRVHAHSLVGKQCNEAGNCVTIVGPKDMTAQFSNLGVLHVTKKNMMEIMKEKLKQQKMRNRSRLLTEVELREIELEAKELKKVMDLSIVRLRFTAYLRDSSGNFTLALQPVISDPIHDSKSPGASNLKISRMDKTAGSVRGGDEVYLLCDKVQKDDIEVRFYEDDENGWQAFGDFSPTDVHKQYAIVFRTPPYHKPKIDRPVTVFLQLKRKRGGDVSDSKQFTYYPVVEDKEEVERKRKKVLPQFPQHFGGGSHMGGAGGGAGGFGSGGGGNLSFPYSSGLTYNSIYSPGPHPVGSYQGGVQMKGPEAEGPESDRQAPAEESTYCKELKKHAQLCQLWMLALAHRNAHALLNYSVTADPRMLLAVQRHLAASQDENGDTPLHLAIIHEQTAVIKQLIDIIVSIPSQQIINISNNLQQTPLHLAVITKQPQVVQLLLQACADPTLLDRYGNSLLHLALQAGDEEMLRTLLAHLGSAAPYLLRLPNFHGLLPVHLAVKAKSLACLDLLVRTGADVNAVERQSGRTPLHLAVELENLNMATHLVKKLGADINSRTFAGNTPLHLAAGLGSPTLTKLLLKAGADVLCENDEPMSLSSSEASSDTDTDPEEQELAMDLGEPALAAEHSTSPKLSTQGHWQPGHRQRRCHTSLDLTRSQKVREILLQASQQGPEAQLPTAPQPGKVLSLDSEALQGLEQLLNQDCSGSDWIELAKRLGLCSLVETYKDTPSPSVSLLRSYELAGGSLGGLLEALDSMGLHNAVRMLHKTEALEKLQSTELKEDSAYGSESVEEEQAPTLALKPGGELPPSQQPQVH from the exons ATGCTGGGGCTGAACGGGTTGCTGAGACCAACCTCTTCCTCCCCG TGCCTGGATGGGATTGACTATGATGACTTCAGTTTTGGCTCACACATGATGGAGCAAAAGGAGCCCCTGATGGAGACAG TGGAAGGTCCCTACCTTGTCATTATTGAGCAGCCAAAGCAG CGGGGTTTCCGATTTCGCTACGGCTGCGAGGGCCCTTCCCATGGGGGGCTGCCGGGAGCATCCAGTGAGAAGGGGCGCAAGACCTATCCCACTGTCAAG ATCTGTAACTACACAGGGATGGCCCGGATCGAGGTAGACCTGGTGACGCACAGTGACCCTCCGCGTGTACATGCCCATAGCCTGGTGGGCAAGCAGTGCAACGAGGCCGGCAACTGCGTCACGATCGTGGGACCCAAGGACATGACTGCTCA gttCAGCAACCTGGGTGTGCTCCATGTCACCAAGAAGAATATGATGGAGATcatgaaggaaaagctgaagcagcagaagaTGCGCAACAGGAGCCGTCTGCTGACGG aagTGGAGCTGCGTGAGATCGAGCTGGAGGCAAAGGAGCTGAAGAAGGTGATGGACCTGAGCATTGTGCGGTTGCGCTTCACCGCCTACCTCCGTGACAGCAGTGGGAACTTCACGCtggctctccagcctgtcatCTCGGACCCCATCCATGACAGCA AGTCCCCCGGAGCTTCCAACCTGAAGATCTCGCGGATGGATAAGACAGCAGGCTCCGTGCGGGGAGGAGACGAAGTCTACTTGCTGTGTGATAAAGTTCAGAAAG ATGACATTGAGGTGCGTTTCTACGAGGATGATGAGAATGGCTGGCAGGCCTTTGGGGACTTTTCTCCTACAGATGTGCACAAACAG TATGCCATTGTCTTCCGCACACCCCCCTACCACAAGCCCAAGATTGACCGTCCAGTCACCGtcttcctgcagctgaagcGGAAGCGGGGAGGCGACGTGAGTGACTCCAAGCAGTTCACCTACTACCCAGTGGTGGAAG ATAAGGAAGAAGTGGAGAGGAAGCGCAAGAAAgtcctgcctcagtttcctcagCACTTTGGCGGTGGCTCACACATGGGGGGGGCCggcgggggggccgggggctTTGGCTCTGGAGGAG GTGGGAACCTCAGCTTCCCCTACTCCTCTGGGCTGACCTACAACAGCATCTACTCGCCCGGCCCCCACCCAGTGGGGAGCTACCAGGGGGGTGTGCAGATGAAGGGCCCTGAAGCAGAGGGGCCTGAGAGCGATAGGCAGGCACCTGCAGAAGAGAGCACGTACTGCAAGGAGCTGAAGAAGCACG cccagctgtgccagctgtggaTGCTGGCGTTAGCCCATCGCAATGCCCATGCCCTGCTCAACTATTCGGTCACTGCCGACCCCCGCATGCTGCTGGCAGTCCAGAGGCACCTGGCCGCGTCACAGGATGAGAACGGAGACAC GCCTTTGCACCTCGCTATTATCCATGAACAGACAGCTGTGATCAAGCAGCTGATAGACATCATTGTTAGCATCCCCAGCCAGCAGATCATCAACATCTCCAATAACCTGCAACAG acGCCACTGCATCTGGCAGTCATCACCAAGCAGCCCCAAGtggtccagctcctgctgcaagcctgcGCCGACCCAACCTTGCTGGACCGCTATGGCAATTCCCTGCTGCACCTGGCACTCCAGGCTGGTGATGAAGAGATGCTGAGGACGCTGCTGGCTCACCTGGGCTCAGCTGCCCCTTATCTGCTCCGCTTGCCCAATTTCCATG GCCTCCTGCCTGTGCATTTGGCTGTGAAGGCAAAGAGTTTGGCTTGCCTGGACCTGCTGGTCAGGACAGGAGCAGATGTGAATGCAGTGGAGAGGCAAAGTGGAAGGACCCCGCTGCAcctggctgtggagctggagaACCTGAACATGGCCACTCACCTGGTGAAAAAG CTGGGAGCAGACATCAACAGCCGGACTTTCGCCGGGAACACCCCCCTGCACTTGGCTGCTGGCCTGGGCTCCCCCACCCTCACCAAACTGCTCCTTAAAGCTG GGGCAGATGTTTTGTGTGAGAATGATGAGCCCATGAGCCTATCCTCGTCAGAGGCCAGTAGCGACACAGACACTgaccctgaggagcaggagctggccatGGATCTGggggagccagccctggctgcagagcacagcaccagccccaaGCTCTCCACACAAGGGCActggcagccagggcacaggcagCGCCGCTGCCACACGTCCCTGGACCTGACTCGGAGCCAGAAG GTGCGGGAGATCCTGCTGCAGGCCTCTCAGCAGGGGCCCGAGGCACAACTGCCCACTGCCCCCCAGCCAG GGAAGGTGCTGTCACTGGACAGTGAggcactgcaggggctggagcagctgctgaaccAGGACTGCAGTGGGTCAGACTGGATCGAGCTGGCCAAGcgcctggggctgtgcagcctcGTGGAGACCTACAAGGACACACCCTCGCCCAGTGTCAGCCTCCTGCGCAGTTATGAG ctggcaggtgGTAGCCTGGGGGGACTGCTGGAGGCACTGGACTCCATGGGGCTCCACAATGCTGTGAGGATGCTCCACAAAACCGAGGCACTGGAGAAGCTGCAAAGCACAG agctgaaggaagaCAGTGCCTACGGCAGTGAGTcagtggaggaggagcaggcgCCCACACTAGCCCTGAAGCCAGGGGGTGAGCTGccccccagccagcagccacaggtGCACTGA
- the NFKB2 gene encoding nuclear factor NF-kappa-B p100 subunit isoform X1 yields MGTRIANASLWPPPREGCWGCCAGGRPRADMDEQFQPCLDGIDYDDFSFGSHMMEQKEPLMETVEGPYLVIIEQPKQRGFRFRYGCEGPSHGGLPGASSEKGRKTYPTVKICNYTGMARIEVDLVTHSDPPRVHAHSLVGKQCNEAGNCVTIVGPKDMTAQFSNLGVLHVTKKNMMEIMKEKLKQQKMRNRSRLLTEVELREIELEAKELKKVMDLSIVRLRFTAYLRDSSGNFTLALQPVISDPIHDSKSPGASNLKISRMDKTAGSVRGGDEVYLLCDKVQKDDIEVRFYEDDENGWQAFGDFSPTDVHKQYAIVFRTPPYHKPKIDRPVTVFLQLKRKRGGDVSDSKQFTYYPVVEDKEEVERKRKKVLPQFPQHFGGGSHMGGAGGGAGGFGSGGGGNLSFPYSSGLTYNSIYSPGPHPVGSYQGGVQMKGPEAEGPESDRQAPAEESTYCKELKKHAQLCQLWMLALAHRNAHALLNYSVTADPRMLLAVQRHLAASQDENGDTPLHLAIIHEQTAVIKQLIDIIVSIPSQQIINISNNLQQTPLHLAVITKQPQVVQLLLQACADPTLLDRYGNSLLHLALQAGDEEMLRTLLAHLGSAAPYLLRLPNFHGLLPVHLAVKAKSLACLDLLVRTGADVNAVERQSGRTPLHLAVELENLNMATHLVKKLGADINSRTFAGNTPLHLAAGLGSPTLTKLLLKAGADVLCENDEPMSLSSSEASSDTDTDPEEQELAMDLGEPALAAEHSTSPKLSTQGHWQPGHRQRRCHTSLDLTRSQKVREILLQASQQGPEAQLPTAPQPGKVLSLDSEALQGLEQLLNQDCSGSDWIELAKRLGLCSLVETYKDTPSPSVSLLRSYELAGGSLGGLLEALDSMGLHNAVRMLHKTEALEKLQSTELKEDSAYGSESVEEEQAPTLALKPGGELPPSQQPQVH; encoded by the exons ATGGGAACACGGATAGCGAATGCCTCTCTCTGGCCACCCCCGCGGGAAggatgctggggctgctgt GCCGGCGGCCGGCCCCGAGCCGACATGGACGAGCAGTTCCAGCCC TGCCTGGATGGGATTGACTATGATGACTTCAGTTTTGGCTCACACATGATGGAGCAAAAGGAGCCCCTGATGGAGACAG TGGAAGGTCCCTACCTTGTCATTATTGAGCAGCCAAAGCAG CGGGGTTTCCGATTTCGCTACGGCTGCGAGGGCCCTTCCCATGGGGGGCTGCCGGGAGCATCCAGTGAGAAGGGGCGCAAGACCTATCCCACTGTCAAG ATCTGTAACTACACAGGGATGGCCCGGATCGAGGTAGACCTGGTGACGCACAGTGACCCTCCGCGTGTACATGCCCATAGCCTGGTGGGCAAGCAGTGCAACGAGGCCGGCAACTGCGTCACGATCGTGGGACCCAAGGACATGACTGCTCA gttCAGCAACCTGGGTGTGCTCCATGTCACCAAGAAGAATATGATGGAGATcatgaaggaaaagctgaagcagcagaagaTGCGCAACAGGAGCCGTCTGCTGACGG aagTGGAGCTGCGTGAGATCGAGCTGGAGGCAAAGGAGCTGAAGAAGGTGATGGACCTGAGCATTGTGCGGTTGCGCTTCACCGCCTACCTCCGTGACAGCAGTGGGAACTTCACGCtggctctccagcctgtcatCTCGGACCCCATCCATGACAGCA AGTCCCCCGGAGCTTCCAACCTGAAGATCTCGCGGATGGATAAGACAGCAGGCTCCGTGCGGGGAGGAGACGAAGTCTACTTGCTGTGTGATAAAGTTCAGAAAG ATGACATTGAGGTGCGTTTCTACGAGGATGATGAGAATGGCTGGCAGGCCTTTGGGGACTTTTCTCCTACAGATGTGCACAAACAG TATGCCATTGTCTTCCGCACACCCCCCTACCACAAGCCCAAGATTGACCGTCCAGTCACCGtcttcctgcagctgaagcGGAAGCGGGGAGGCGACGTGAGTGACTCCAAGCAGTTCACCTACTACCCAGTGGTGGAAG ATAAGGAAGAAGTGGAGAGGAAGCGCAAGAAAgtcctgcctcagtttcctcagCACTTTGGCGGTGGCTCACACATGGGGGGGGCCggcgggggggccgggggctTTGGCTCTGGAGGAG GTGGGAACCTCAGCTTCCCCTACTCCTCTGGGCTGACCTACAACAGCATCTACTCGCCCGGCCCCCACCCAGTGGGGAGCTACCAGGGGGGTGTGCAGATGAAGGGCCCTGAAGCAGAGGGGCCTGAGAGCGATAGGCAGGCACCTGCAGAAGAGAGCACGTACTGCAAGGAGCTGAAGAAGCACG cccagctgtgccagctgtggaTGCTGGCGTTAGCCCATCGCAATGCCCATGCCCTGCTCAACTATTCGGTCACTGCCGACCCCCGCATGCTGCTGGCAGTCCAGAGGCACCTGGCCGCGTCACAGGATGAGAACGGAGACAC GCCTTTGCACCTCGCTATTATCCATGAACAGACAGCTGTGATCAAGCAGCTGATAGACATCATTGTTAGCATCCCCAGCCAGCAGATCATCAACATCTCCAATAACCTGCAACAG acGCCACTGCATCTGGCAGTCATCACCAAGCAGCCCCAAGtggtccagctcctgctgcaagcctgcGCCGACCCAACCTTGCTGGACCGCTATGGCAATTCCCTGCTGCACCTGGCACTCCAGGCTGGTGATGAAGAGATGCTGAGGACGCTGCTGGCTCACCTGGGCTCAGCTGCCCCTTATCTGCTCCGCTTGCCCAATTTCCATG GCCTCCTGCCTGTGCATTTGGCTGTGAAGGCAAAGAGTTTGGCTTGCCTGGACCTGCTGGTCAGGACAGGAGCAGATGTGAATGCAGTGGAGAGGCAAAGTGGAAGGACCCCGCTGCAcctggctgtggagctggagaACCTGAACATGGCCACTCACCTGGTGAAAAAG CTGGGAGCAGACATCAACAGCCGGACTTTCGCCGGGAACACCCCCCTGCACTTGGCTGCTGGCCTGGGCTCCCCCACCCTCACCAAACTGCTCCTTAAAGCTG GGGCAGATGTTTTGTGTGAGAATGATGAGCCCATGAGCCTATCCTCGTCAGAGGCCAGTAGCGACACAGACACTgaccctgaggagcaggagctggccatGGATCTGggggagccagccctggctgcagagcacagcaccagccccaaGCTCTCCACACAAGGGCActggcagccagggcacaggcagCGCCGCTGCCACACGTCCCTGGACCTGACTCGGAGCCAGAAG GTGCGGGAGATCCTGCTGCAGGCCTCTCAGCAGGGGCCCGAGGCACAACTGCCCACTGCCCCCCAGCCAG GGAAGGTGCTGTCACTGGACAGTGAggcactgcaggggctggagcagctgctgaaccAGGACTGCAGTGGGTCAGACTGGATCGAGCTGGCCAAGcgcctggggctgtgcagcctcGTGGAGACCTACAAGGACACACCCTCGCCCAGTGTCAGCCTCCTGCGCAGTTATGAG ctggcaggtgGTAGCCTGGGGGGACTGCTGGAGGCACTGGACTCCATGGGGCTCCACAATGCTGTGAGGATGCTCCACAAAACCGAGGCACTGGAGAAGCTGCAAAGCACAG agctgaaggaagaCAGTGCCTACGGCAGTGAGTcagtggaggaggagcaggcgCCCACACTAGCCCTGAAGCCAGGGGGTGAGCTGccccccagccagcagccacaggtGCACTGA